From the Phreatobacter oligotrophus genome, the window CCCTAGACCCGCCCGCCGGAGCCGATCAGTCCGGCCGATGCCGGATCACCCCGCCGCCACCTTCATCAGCTTGATGGCGTCGAAATCCGCCACCCCGCCGCCGACGCGCTTGGTCGTGTAGAACAGCACGTAGGGCTTGGCGGAATAGGGATCGCGCAGGATGCGCAGGCCCACCCGGTCGACCACCAGATAGCCGCGGCGGAAGTCGCCGAAGGCGATGGGCGTCGCGCCCGCCGCGATGTCCGGCATGTCCTCCGCCTCGGTGACGGGGAAGGTGAAGAGGCTCGCCTGCCCGCCCGCCTGGGCCGGCGGGGCCCAGACATAGGCGCCCGCCCCGTCCTTCATCTTGCGCAGCGCGCCTTGCGTCTTGCGGTTCATGACGAAGCGGCCGTTCTGGCGGTAGCCGGCTTTCAGCGCATAGACGAGGTCGAAGAGCACGTCGGCCGGGTCATCCTCGGGGAAGCCCGCCGCCGCGCCGCTGGCGACGGTGCCGATCTTGCCCCATTCCCAGGCGCTGTTGGCGACCAGCGTCTGGGTGAGGAAGCCGGTCGGCTTGTTGACGCCGTCGCCATGGACGAAGGCGGCGCCCTCCTGCTCGGCGAAGACGGTCTCGACCTCGCCGGCGATCCAGCTCTCGAGGTCCACCGCCGCATCGTCGATCAGCGACTGGGTCGCCGCCGGCATGGCGTAGAGCTCCATGGCGGGGAAGACCTGCTCGGCGAGGAGCGGCGCGTCGGTCTGGCTGCGGGCCGCGGTCTCGCCGACCCAGCCGGTGGCCGGGCCCGCCTTGGCGAAGGGGCGCTTGTAGATGGCGCCCGAGACCTGCCGGACGCCGGCAATGGCGCGGATCGGCGAGAGCGCCGAGAGCCGCTGCGTCACCGTCGTCTCGATCTCCGGCGGGGCGAGATAGCCGCCGTCCGGGCCGGAGCCGACGGAGAGCGAGCGGGTCTCGAGCGCGCGCAAGGCCCCGGTCTCGCCGGAGCGGATATAGGCCTCGAAGGCGGCCTTGTGCTCGCTGGCGCCGGCGCGGGCGTCACGACGTTCGGGGCTGAGCGCCGGCCGGCGGGCCTCCAGCACCAGGCGGTCGAGGCGGGCGAGCCGCTCGTCGAGCGCCCGGTCGAGGCGGGCGAGCTTCTCCTCGGTGACGACATCGGCGGCGCGCCGCTCGATCTCGGCGAGGCGGGTGTCATTGGCCTCCTTGAAGGTCTCGAACAGGCGCATGACCTCGTGGTGGGTCACCTGCGCCTCGTGGGGCAGCAAGGTCTTGGTCTCGGGCGACACATCGGCGTGGATCTCGGGCATGGGGTCCTCGGGGTTTGAGGGGGTGGAAACGCAAAAAGCCCCGCGCGATGGCGGGGCCCCAGACGGTTCGGGTGCGACGGCGGCGCCGCTCACCTCTCCCCGGCGGGGAGAGGTCGCCGAGCGATAGCGAGGCGGGTGAGGGGGAGAGCGCGGAGGAGCTCAGGCCCCCTCTCCCGGCCTGCGGCCGACCTCTCCCCGCCGGGGAGAGGTGGTGGTGGCGGCCTCACCGAAAGCGCTCCTGACCCTCAACCGTCATGCCCGGCCTTGTGCCGGGCATCCACGACTTCTCGTTTGACGGTACTGTTCAAGTCGTGGATGGCCGGGACAAGCCCGGCCATGACGCGGAGAGGGCTGCGCTTGACCTCTCCCCGCCGGAGAGAAGTGGGCGGTGGCGGCGGACCATAGGATGAGGGATCACGCCGCGACCCGCGTCACCCGCGCCCCGGCGAGGGCCGGGAAGGTGACGAGCGAGACCTCCCAGAGATCGACCTCCAGGAGCCGGCGGGGTCCGTCGCGGCGGCGGCGCTCGGCGCGCACCGCCTTGAAGCCGATGGAGAGCCCGTCCACCGCGCCGGCGGCGAGGAGGTCGAGCGCCTCGCGGCCCCGCGCCGTCGCGGTGACGAGGCGGTCGGTGACGCGAAGCCCCACCGGGTCCTCGGCGATACTCAGCCAGGTTCCGATGGGCTCGGCCGGATCGTGCTGCCAGAGCATCCGGACGCCCCCGGTGCCGCGGCGCAGCAGCGAGGCCGCGAAGGCGCCGCGCTCCACCACGTCGTTCTGGGCGTCGGGAATGCCGAAGAGCGAGGCATAGCCGGTGAAGATCCCGGTGGCCGGATCGAGCCGCGTCGGCGCGGCGGCGAAGCGGTGGAGCGCGGCGCTCATGGGCGCCTCCGCGGCAGGCGGACGACGGGCGCGCGAGCAAGGTCGAGGGCGCTGATCCGCCCTCCCCCGCCCCGCACCGGCGGCGGCCGGCTCTCCTCCAGCCGCGCAAGCGTCTCGACGAAGCGGCGGATCGGGTCGGTTTCGGGCACGGGGGTGCGCTCCGGCCGGAGCCGGTGGATGAGGCGGTCGATCATGGCAGGTCCCGCGGGCTGTGCCCTCCCGCGGGAGGGCGCTCACTGCTCGAGGAGCAGGGTGTTCTGGGCGAATTCGAAACGGCGGAGCCGCGACAGGTAGCTCATGCCGAGCAGGTTGGTGGACAGCGCCCCGGCGGGCAGCACCACCGCGTCGACGGAGGCGACGGAGAGGCCCTCCACCTCGAGGCGCGGAATGGTGACGCGCTTGCCGAGAACGCGGCCGTTGGCGGTCTGCATCGGCGCGTCCATGGTCATGCCCGGCCGGACGAGGCCGAGGTCGAGGCCCGTGCTCCAGGTCAGCGCGACGATGGTGGCGCCGGTGTCGACCATCACGTCGAAGGTGCGGCCGTCGAGGCGGGCGCGGGCGCGGTAATGGCCGTCGCGATCGGCATAGAGGCGCTTGGACGGATAGCCGCCATTGCCGCCGGCCGGCGTGGCGGCGGGCGTGACCGCGGCCGCCTGCTGCTGCGCGCGATGGCCGGAGGCGCCGAGCAGCGTCTCGAAGGCGTCGGGGCGCAGCACGGCGAGGCCGGCGATCGGCAGCATGAAGAGGAGGAAGGCTTTCGGCAGCATGGCGGCAGGCTCCGTGCGCGGCCATGCTGGCGGACGCGTCCTTGGCGAGGCGTTAAGGCGGCGGCGCCGCCTGTGGGCAGGGTGAAGGGGCGGTCAACGGCATTTGAGACAAATGGGGTCATTCGTCCTCGCGGGGGCTGCGGGCGCGGCCGGCGCGCTCGTTGAAGCGGGCGAGCTCGCGCACGAAGGCGTCGAAGCGGCGGTTGGCGGCGGCGAGCTCCTTCAGGGTCCAGACCAGCAGGCCGGTGGTGACCGCGGCCCACATGAACAGCGCCAGGGCGGCAATGTCGGCGCGCTCGATGAAGGCGCGGACGACGGGTTCGGCGCCCTGGGGGAGCATGGTGGTCCTTTCGGGGTGGGGGGGAGATGGCTGCTGGCCCCTCACCCTTCCCTCTCCCCGCGAGCGGGGAGAGGGGGACTTCGACGGCGAGCCTCATCGGTGACGCAGGTGCCAGGCAGGACCGTTGCCGAGAGGCCAAGACGCTGCCCCCACCTCTCCCCGGCGGGTAGAGGTCGACGAGCGCAGCGAGGCGGGAGAGGGGGAGCCTTTCGGGGACCATCGCCCCCTCTCCCGGCCTTCGGCCGACCTCTCCCCGCCGGGGAGAGGTGGATCCAGCGCCCCTGACAGCCGACGACGCTCCTCACACCCCCGGCTTCTGCCGCGGATAGCCAAGGGCCTCGCGCTTCTCGCCCTCCGACAGGACCCCCGCCGCGCCGATGCGCCGCCACAGGCTCTCGCGCTCGGCATGGAGCGCGCCGATGGCGTCCTCGTCGGGCGTCGCCTGAAGCGTTCCCTCCGGCACCAGCCAACCGGCGAGCGCGCCGACGATGCGGCGAGCGAGCGGCAGGGCGGTGTCGCGGTGGAAGGCGCGGTTGGCCTCCTGGTAGTTGGCATAAGTTGCATCGCCGGGAATGCCGAGCACGAGCGGCGGCACGCCGAAGGCGAGCGCGATCTCGCGGGCCGCGCCGTGCTTGGCCGCGATGAAATCCATGTCCTTCGGCGAGAGCGACAGCGCCTTCCAGTCGAGCCCGCCCTCGAGCAGCAGCGGCCGGCCGGCATTGCGCGCGCCGGAAAAGCCCTCCGCCAGCTCGGCCTTCAGCCGCTCGTACTGCTCCTCGGTGAGCGTGCCGTCGCCGCCCGAATAGACCAGAGCACCGGAGGGCCGCGCGGCATTGTCGAGCAGCGCCTTGGTCCAGGCGGTGGCGGCATTGTGGATGTCGATGGCGGCGGCTGCAGCTACCAGCGGGGCGAGGCCGAAATGGTCGTCGAAGGGGTGCGGCAGGGTGAGGTGGAGGATCGGCGGAACCGCGCCCTCCTGCACGAAGCGCAGCGACCGGCCGTCGAGCTCGTAGTCGTAGGCCGCAGGCCGCCCGTCGGCGCCGGGCACGAGGCGCATCCGGTCCGGGCGCAGGACGTGAAGCTCGCGCACCCGGCCCTCGACGCTCACCGCCTCCGCATAGGCATTGCCGGTGAGGAGGAGATGGGTCGCCAGCATCTCGGCGAGGGCAACGCGGTCCTGGGTCTCGTTCGGCCGCTCGATGAGCAGCGCGGCCGGGTGGGCGGAGGCATCCGTGCCGCCTTGCGTGAACTGGAAGGGGATCTCGGCCGCGGCGCGGGCGACGCGGGCGACGGCGCGGGCGGCGACCGGGTTCTTCGCCAGCGCCTCGCCATGGAAGCGCTTGGGCTCGGGCGCGGACCAGGCGGGCCGGCCGAGCGGCGACAGCGCGACGAGCGCGGCCGTGCGCGACCGCTTCGCCTCGGGGGCGCCGAGGAGACGGGAGAGGAAGGACATGGGGGGCTCCGCGAGGGGCGGGAGGAACACGGTGATGGGACAGTGGAGCGGGCGGAAGGCCCCACCCGCACCCTCCCCTCTGGCGAGGGGAGGGAGACCACGGCGGCGCGGGCGGTCGACGCCGTCGCGCCAGGCCCAACCCGCGGCCGGCATGGGAGTCGTCAGCGCGCGTGCTGCATCAGCGAGGCTATCGCGGTACGGCGGTGCCCGATCTCCCTCCCCTCGCCAGAGGGGAGGGTCGGGGTGGGGCATACCGAAAAAGGCGCAAACGGTTGGGCAGAAGCCGGGAGGTCTGTGCTCCCTGGCCCCTCACCCTTCCCTCTCCCCGCCGGGGAGAGGGGGCAACGGCGTCGCGCCGACGCATCGACCCGCTCCGCCTGGCACGCCGGGCGAGAACGGACGCGACGTCGAATTCCCCCTCTCTCCGCCTGCGGGGAGAGGGAAGGGTGAGGGGCGGAACAGCGCCCCGGTCCGAAACCGTCCCCTAAAGCCCCCTCACCCGCGCTTCGGCCCGTGGCCTGAGCGCCAGATGCGTCACCGCCCAGACCAGCGCATCGAGCCGGTCGGGGCTGCGGCCGTTGGACAGGCCATCGGGGCCGAAATCGGCCAGCTCGTCCTCCAGTGCCGGGAACCGCCCGGCATGCCGGACGCGCCCCTGCGCATAGAGGGCGGCGACCGGCTCGGCGCGCAGGTGCTTCGACCGCGCCGCCCGCACCGGCGTCACCGGCACGTCGGGCGCCACCTCGCCGATCACCGCCGCCACCATGTCGCCGCCCTGGTTGACCTCGACCACCAGGGCGTCGGCCTCGAGCCGGCGGAACAGCACCGCCGCCCTGCCCGCCCATTCGTGGGGCTTGAGCCCTTCGGCGCTCGCATCCGCCAGCACGAAGACCGTGCCCTCCGCGTCGATGCCGCAGGCGACGATGCCGCAGGCATCCGCGCCCTTGCGGTGCGAGGCGGGCGGGTCGACCGCCACCGCGATGCGCTTCAGGGCGGGCGCCACGGCCACGCGCTGGGCCTCGATGGCCTCGCGGGAGAACAGCGCGCCCTCGCGGTCGTCGATCAGCTCGCCGTCGAGTTCCTGCCGGCCGAGCCGCGTGCCGCCATAGCGCGCCATCAGCGCCTTGACGACGCCGGGGGCGAGATTGGCGGCATTGGCGGCCATGGCCGAGCGGGTGACGACCGTGTCGGGGTCGGCCAGCAGGCGGCGCATCAGCGGCGTCGCCCGCGGCGTAGTGGTGACGAGGGCGCGCGGTAGCGTGCCGAGGCGGAGCGCGAAGCTCAGCATGTCCCAGGTGGCCTCGGCCTGCACCCATTTGCCGGCCTCGTCGGCCCAGGCGGCATCGAATTGCGGGCCGCGCAGCGCCTCCGGATCCTCCGAGGAGAAACCGTGAGCGACAGCCCCGTTCGGCCAGACGAGCCGGCGACGGGAGGGCTCGAAGCGCGGCCGCTCGGCCGGAAAGCCGCAGGCGCGCAGCCCCGAGACACCCTCCACCATCACCTCGCGGACCTGGTCGATGGTCTCGCCGACCAGGGCGATGCGACCGCAGCGCGGCCCGAAATCATCGCGGCCATGGACGATGCCGTGGACCCATTCGGCCCCGGCGCGGGTCTTGCCGGCGCCGCGACCGCCGATGAAGGCCCAGATGCGCCAGCGGCCGCGCGGCGGCATCTGCTCGGGCCGGGCGAAGAGCGGCCAGGTGGCCCGCATCCGAATGATCTCCAGCGGGTCAACGCTGGCCACCCTCTCCGGGCTGGCGCGGAGCAAGTTGCGCCGCAAGCGCCTCAGCCCAGGCTTCGGCGTCCACAGGCGCGGCGACGGGCGGGGCATCGGCATCTCCGGCAGGATCGCGGGCGGCGGCCAGCGCCTTGCGGTCGAGGGCAGCGAGGCGGTCGAGGGCGGTAGCGAGCGCGCCGAGGCGGCGGGCGGCGGTCGATGACGTGCCACCCAGCGTAGCCTCCAGCGTGTCGATCTCGCGCTCGGCGGCGGCGAAGAGGCGGCGTACCAGGCGTGGCCGCTCCGGGCAGTCGGCAAGGCCCGGACAGGGCTTGCCGATATGGGAGGGCTCGGGCGGCGCGGTGCCCGCGACCCTGCCGCCGGCCGGTGGGGCGGCGGCAGCGGGCGCCGCACGGGACGCGGCGAGGGGCATGGGTGGACTGGACGTGTCGGGACGGGCCGACGCCGTTTCCGGCGCGGCGCGGTTGAGGCGAGCGGTCATGGCGGGCGGGTCCGGAACGGGAGGCCGGACCTCGCGAGGGAAGGCCCGGATACGACGACGCCCGGCGCGGGTTTCCCCGGCCGGGCGCAGTTTTCGAACATGGCGGAAACCTAGCCGAGCAGCGTCACGCTGTCAAGGCCTATTTTCCTAGGGATAGGGTCAAGCGCGGTCGACGACCTTCTTGATGCCGTCCTTGGCGTCGCCCTTGAGCTGCTGGCCTTCGCCCTTCAGCTCCTGCATCTTGCCCTTCGCCTGCAATTCCTTGTTGTCAATGGCCTTGCCGACGCCCTGCTTGACGTTGCCCATGGCCTCGTTGGCCATGCCCTTGATCTTGTCGGTGGTGCTGCTCATGGCGATTCTCCTCGTTGCGGGGGTGTCGCCTGAACAACCGATGGGCCTGGGAATGGTTCCCTCACGGGGTCGTGACCTCTGGGGATGCGGGGATGGGGATGGCTGGTCGGGCTCTCTCCCCCTCACCCTTCCCTCTCCCCGCTGGGGAGAGGGGGCAACAGCGTCCCGCTTCATGGGTGACGGTTGGGCCTGGCAGGGGTCTTCACGATCGGAGGGGCCCTGCCCCTCACCCTTCCCTCTCCCCGCCGGGGAGAGGGGGCAACAGCGTTCCGCTTCATGGGTGACGGTTGGGCCTGGCACTGGGCTCCCGACGATTTGGGACCCTCCCCCTCACCCTTCCCTCTCCCCGCTGGGGAGAGGGGGCGACAGCGTCGGGCATCATCGGCAACGGCTGGGCCTGGCATATCGACTTCGGCACACGCTGGACGTCACAGTCCCCCTCTCCCCAGCGGGGAGAGGGAAGGGTGAGGGGGCCGTTCAGCGCCCCTTCGACCCCGCCCTCACCCAAGCTTCACCGCCCGCAGCCTCAGCGCATTGCCGATGACGCTGACCGAGGAGAGCGACATGGCGGCAGCGGCGATCATCGGCGAGAGCAGGAGGCCGAAGGCGGGGTAGAGCAGCCCCGCCGCCACCGGAACGCCGAGGGCGTTGTAGGCGAAGGCGAAGACGAGGTTCTGGCGGATGTTCGCCATGGTCGCCTCCGACAGCCGCCGCGCCCGGACGAGGCCGAGGAGGTCGCCCTTCACCAGGGTGATGCCGGCGCTCTCCATGGCGACGTCGGTGCCGGTACCCATGGCGATGCCGACATCCGCCGCGGCGAGCGCGGGGGCATCGTTGACGCCGTCGCCGGCCATGGCGACGACGCGACCTTCAGACCGCCAGCGCGCCACCACATCGGCCTTGCCTTCGGGCAGCACGTCCGCCTCGACCGAGGAGATGCCGAGCTGGCGGGCGACGGCCTGAGCCGTGGTCCGGTTGTCACCGGTGAGCATGACGATGCGGATGCCCTCCTCGCGCAGCGCGGCCAGCGCCGCCGGGGTCGTCGCCTTGACCGGATCGGCAATGGCGATGATGCCGGCGACGCGGCCGTTGACGGCGAGGAAGACCACCGTCGCGCCGTCCTTGCGCAGCTCGTCGGCCAGCGCCGCGAGGGGCGATGCGTCCACCGACAGTTCGGCGAGGAAGGCAGCCGAGCCGAGCGTCACGCGCTTGCGCTCCACCATGCCGATCACGCCCTTGCCGGTGGGCGAATCAAAGCCGAGGACGCGCGGCACGGCGATGGCGCGGTGCTCGGCCTCGCGGACAATGGCCTCGGCCAGCGGATGTTCGGAGGGCTTCTCGATGGCGGCAGCGATGCGCAGCACCTCGTCCTCGGTGAAGCCCTCGGCCGGCACCACGGCGGTGACGGCGGGACGGCCTTCAGTCAGCGTGCCGGTCTTGTCGATGATGAGCGTGTCGATCTTCTCCAGCCGCTCCAGCGCCGCGGCGTCGCGGATGAGCACGCCGGCGGCCGCGCCGCGGCCGACGCCGACCATGATCGACATGGGCGTGGCGAGGCCGAGGGCGCAGGGGCAGGCGATGATCAGCACCGAGACCGCCGCGACCAAGGCGAAGGCGAGCTGCGGCGGCGGCCCGAAGATCGCCCAGACGGCGAAGGCGAGGACGGCGACCGCCAGGACGATCGGCACGAAATAGCCGGAGACCTGGTCGGCGAGACGCTGGATCGGCGCCCGCGACCGCTGGGCCGTGGCGACGAGCTGGACGATCTGCGCCAGCATCGTGTCGCGACCGACCTTGTCGGCAGCGATCACAAGGCCGCCGGAGCGGTTCAGCGTGCCGGCAATGGCGCGGTCGCCGGGCTCCTTGGTAACCGGCATGGATTCGCCGGTGACCATGCTCTCGTCGACGGCGCTGCGGCCCTCCTCCACCGTGCCGTCCACCGGCACCTTCTCGCCGGGGCGGATGCGCAGACGGTCGCCGACGGCGATCTCCTCCACCGGCACCTCGGCCTCGCTGCCGTCGGCGACGATGCGGCGGGCGGTCTTCGGCGCGAGGTCCAGCAGGGCTCGGATCGCCCCGGACGTCGCATCGCGCGCCCTCAGCTCCAGCACCTGTCCCAGCAGGACGAGCACGGTGATGACGGCGGCCGCCTCGAAATAGACGGCGACCTGGCCGTGATGGTCGCGGAAGGCGGCGGGGAAGAGCCCCGGCGCCAGGGTCGCGACGACGGAATAGGTCCAGGCGACGCCGGTGCCGATGGCGATCAGCGTGAACATGTTGAGGTGGCCGGTCTGGACCGACTGCCAGCCGCGGAGGAAGAAGGGCCAGCCGGCCCAGAGCACGACCGGGGTGGCGAGGGCGAATTGCACCCAGGGCGACCAGCCGTGGGGCAGCGGATCCCAGCCGAAGACGTGGGAGCCCATCTCCAGCACGAAGACCGGCAGGGCGAGCGCCAGGCCCGCCCAGAACCGGCGGGTCATGTCGATCAGCTCCTCGTTGGGGCCGGCATCGGCGGTGACCATCATCGGTTCCAGCGCCATGCCGCAGATCGGGCAGGAGCCGGGGCCGACCTGCACGATCTCGGGATGCATCGGGCAGGTGAACTCGGTGCCCTCCGGGACGGGTTCGGCGGCCGGGGCGCTCGCCGGGTCGAGGTAGCGGGCGGGGTCCTTGCGGAACTTCACGACGCAGCCTGCCGAGCAGAAATAGTGCTCGACGCCGTCGAGGGTGGTCTTGTGGGGCGTGGTGGCGGGATCGACCGTCATGCCGCAGACCGGATCGATCACCTGGCCGGCGGGAGCCGCGGGGTGGTGGTGGGCATGAGCATGGCCGGCATGAGCATGGCCGGCATGGGCATGGTCGTGACCGGCATGGTCATCATGCTTGCCACCGCAGCAGCTGCCGGTGGCTTTCGGCGCGCCGGGGCCGTGGTCGTGAGCCGCATGGTTGTGATCGGTCATGGCCGGTCTCCTTCACTCTTGCGGCGAGGTGTAATCCTTCCCATCATTGGAAGGTCAAGCGACGATCCGTCCTTGTGGGAGAACCCGCCGGACGCCGCATTGATCCAGCGCCAGAGCGAGGGAGAGCCTCCATGAACATCGGCCAGGCTGCGAGCGCCTCCGGCGTCTCGGCGAAGATGATCCGCTACTACGAGCAGATCGGCCTCCTGCCGGCCGCCGGGCGGCGGGAGAGCGGCTATCGCGACTACGGCCCGGAGGACGTGCACCGCCTCGGCTTCGTGCGGCGGGCCCGCGACCTCGGCTTCTCCATCGACCAGATCCGCTCGCTGCTGGCGCTGTGGAGCGATGCCGGCCGGTCCAATGCCGATGTCCGCGCCATCGCCCGCACCCACCTGAAGGAGATGGAGGAGCAGGCCAGGAAACTCCAGGACATGATCGGCACGCTGAAGGCGTTGGTCGGCTCCTGCGAGAAGGGCGCGCGGGCCACCTGCCCGATCATCGAGGAACTCGGCGACCACCAGCCGGCTCCTGCGGCGCCGGTGAAGGCGCGGCGACGGGCGGCGTGAGGGTCAGGCAGCGCGGACCGGCTCGATCCCCGACAGATCGGCAGCCTCGGACGCGACCCAGAGATCGTATTTCGTCTGCATGTTCATGAACCACTGGGGATCGACATCGAAGGCCTTGCCGAGGCGCAAGGCGATGGCGGCGGAGATGCCCTGCCGGCCGCGGGCGATCTCATTGATGCGGCTGCGCGGCACGCCGATGGCCTTGGCGAGGGCATAGACCGACAACCCCATGGGCTCGAGAAATTCCTCGCGCAGGACCTCGCCGGGATGAGGCATCGGAACGGTGCGGGCCATGGTTCGCCTCCTCAGTGATGAGAATTGTACCAGAAAACCGCACCGAGCTGACCCCAATGCCCCACCCTCACCCTCCCCTCTGGCGAGGGGAGGGAGACCGCTATGCCGCTCCACGTCCGGAGGCAGAGCGGCTCGCCCAGCCGTTCAAATGAAACGGCGATTGCGATGTTGATCGGGGGTGGGCCAGGTGAACGGTACCGGTTGATGCAGAACGCCATGGTCTCCCTCCCCTCGCCAGAGGGGAGGGTGAGGGTGGGGCTTGAAGGGCGGACGCCCTCCCCGCTCGCTCACCCCTCCTCGCCGAACCCCGCGCCGGGATTGCCCGGCTTCATCCGGACGAGGCGGGAATCCGCCACCGCGGCCTGCCGGTGCTTCACCGCCTCGCGGTAGGCGGGATCGCGGATCATGTCGATGAAGGCCTGGCCGGAGGGATATTCGGCGATGAAGGCGATGTCCCAGCGCTCGGCCTCGGGGCCGATCAGCATGAGGTCCGGCCGGCCCGACCAGACGATGCGGCCGCCGAGCCCGCGGAACACAGGCCCGCTCTCGCGGCCATAGGCGGCATAGGCCTCGCGGCCCGTGGCCTTGCGGCCGTCGGGATAAGTGGCCTCGGCCTTGAGGCTGACGAGGTTGAGCATGTGGACCGGCTCGTCACGCGGCAGGTCCTTGAACAGCGCGAACCGCTCCTTGGTGGGATCGACGTGACCGGTCTCGGTGTCGCTCATGGCTCAGTCTCGCTCATGGCTCAGTCTCGCTCTCGGCCCCGTCCGAATTCGGGATGCGAGAGCTGATCATAGGACGGGGGGCCGATGAAGGCACCCAGCCCCGCCATCCGCCGTTGGACAAGGACCGAGCCGTCGCCGGCGCCCCGCCACGGGATGATCCGCCGGACGGGCAGCCGGGCGACCGTCTCGTAGCCGTGATAGGGCACCACATCGACGACGATGACCGGGTCGGCGACCCAGGAGCGCGGGCTGATCGCGCCCGCCTTCGAGCCGACCTGACCATAGAGGTCGCGGCCGTTCAGCACCCAGCCGGCATTGATCCGCTCGCGCGGCTCGCCAAGCCCCATGGCAAGCGTGAGCCCCTCCTGCCGCACCCGCGAGATCGCGAGGAAGTCGCGGGTGCCGGCCAATGACCAGGCGGCCAAGGCGATGACCAGCACGGCCGCGAGGCCGGGCCAGACGCGGCCCGCCTTCGGACGGACGGCAGCCGCGCCCGGCTGCGCCAGCAGCGCCAGGATGAGGCAGGGCAGCACCGGCAGGATGTAGCGGTCGTAGCGCGCCGGAATGATTAGGATCGGCGCGTAGAGGACGACGCCGACCGTCAGCGCCAGCGTCACGTTGAAGGCGACGGCGTCGCGGCGATCGGCGGTCCAGAGCTGGACGAGGCGATGGACGAGGACGGCAAGGCCCATGGCGCCACCGGCGGCCGAGGCCAGCGACAGGGCCAGGGCGACGGCGTGGGGCTGTCCCTGGTCCGCATGGTCGCCGCCAAGGCCCCACCGACCGAGGACATGGTACCAGAACGGCATGGTGTCGCCGAAGACGAGGAGGAGCAGGCCCGCAGCCGCGAGCGCCAGCACGGCGACGCCCGCATGGACGCCCATCGCCGTCCGCGGCGCCAGTCCGCGCACCATGGCCGGATAGGCGATGACCACGACCGGCAAGGCGAAGAGCCCCAGATAGAAGAAGGCATAGGCGAGCCCGAGGGCCACATGCTCGAGGAGGGCCGGCCATGACGAGGCCGCCAGGGTCCGGATGTCGGCGGCGTTGAAGTTGTGCTGGACCGGCGTTCGGCCGGTCTCGGCCAGGATGAGCTGGTAGAGGGCCTGCAGGGCGATGAAGGCGAGGATGGGCAGGATCGCCGCCAGGGCGAGACGGCCGGACAGCGGCAGGCGCCGCCATCGCGCCGCGGCCACGCCGACGGGAATGGCGATCGCCGTCTGCCGGTAGCCGAGGCTGACAAGGGCGAGGGCCCAGCCGATACCGGAGAGCCAGGGCCGAGGCGACGTCGCCCCGGTGCCGAGCAGGAGCAGCGCCATGACCTGCACGGCCGTGGCCGGCACATCGGTCATGAAGGTGAACGACAGGACGAGATAGATGGGGTTGGCGACAAGGCAGGCGGCCCCGAGGAAGGCGGCGGCCGGCATGACCCGCGCCGCCCTCAGCCAGAGATAGATCGCCGCCCCGCCGCCATAGCCGAGCACCAGGGTCGAGGCGGTGAAGGCGAGCGACCGGTCGGCGATGAGCTGGGTGAACAGCGCTCCCCAGGCGATATGGCTGAGGAGGTTCGGCGCCACCCAGTCGTGCAGGACGAAACGGCCATGATCGGCCAGCTCAGAAGCCGAGAAGCGGAAGGCCCAGTCGTCGATATGGGCATCGGTGCCGCCCGGCGACACGAGAAGGATGGCGGCGAGCCAGAGCACCAGCAGCCCCCCAAGAGCCCTGGCGTCACCCGAGGCGAGGACCGCGGCGATGGTCTGGCGTGGTGCGCCCAGGGCGCGGTCCCGGCGAGGCTCCAGCCGCTCGGCGGCCGGCGGGGACAGGTGCAATGTCATGCCTGCTGATCAAAACAAATGGGGCCGGATGCGACGCCCCGGCGCAATGCGTTTCACTCTTCTACCGTGAGTAGCAGAAGCGCCGCGCCGTCACCTCATCCGGCC encodes:
- a CDS encoding HK97 family phage prohead protease — protein: MSAALHRFAAAPTRLDPATGIFTGYASLFGIPDAQNDVVERGAFAASLLRRGTGGVRMLWQHDPAEPIGTWLSIAEDPVGLRVTDRLVTATARGREALDLLAAGAVDGLSIGFKAVRAERRRRDGPRRLLEVDLWEVSLVTFPALAGARVTRVAA
- a CDS encoding phage major capsid protein — translated: MPEIHADVSPETKTLLPHEAQVTHHEVMRLFETFKEANDTRLAEIERRAADVVTEEKLARLDRALDERLARLDRLVLEARRPALSPERRDARAGASEHKAAFEAYIRSGETGALRALETRSLSVGSGPDGGYLAPPEIETTVTQRLSALSPIRAIAGVRQVSGAIYKRPFAKAGPATGWVGETAARSQTDAPLLAEQVFPAMELYAMPAATQSLIDDAAVDLESWIAGEVETVFAEQEGAAFVHGDGVNKPTGFLTQTLVANSAWEWGKIGTVASGAAAGFPEDDPADVLFDLVYALKAGYRQNGRFVMNRKTQGALRKMKDGAGAYVWAPPAQAGGQASLFTFPVTEAEDMPDIAAGATPIAFGDFRRGYLVVDRVGLRILRDPYSAKPYVLFYTTKRVGGGVADFDAIKLMKVAAG
- a CDS encoding DNA-packaging protein, whose amino-acid sequence is MRATWPLFARPEQMPPRGRWRIWAFIGGRGAGKTRAGAEWVHGIVHGRDDFGPRCGRIALVGETIDQVREVMVEGVSGLRACGFPAERPRFEPSRRRLVWPNGAVAHGFSSEDPEALRGPQFDAAWADEAGKWVQAEATWDMLSFALRLGTLPRALVTTTPRATPLMRRLLADPDTVVTRSAMAANAANLAPGVVKALMARYGGTRLGRQELDGELIDDREGALFSREAIEAQRVAVAPALKRIAVAVDPPASHRKGADACGIVACGIDAEGTVFVLADASAEGLKPHEWAGRAAVLFRRLEADALVVEVNQGGDMVAAVIGEVAPDVPVTPVRAARSKHLRAEPVAALYAQGRVRHAGRFPALEDELADFGPDGLSNGRSPDRLDALVWAVTHLALRPRAEARVRGL
- a CDS encoding retropepsin-like aspartic protease family protein, with the protein product MLPKAFLLFMLPIAGLAVLRPDAFETLLGASGHRAQQQAAAVTPAATPAGGNGGYPSKRLYADRDGHYRARARLDGRTFDVMVDTGATIVALTWSTGLDLGLVRPGMTMDAPMQTANGRVLGKRVTIPRLEVEGLSVASVDAVVLPAGALSTNLLGMSYLSRLRRFEFAQNTLLLEQ
- a CDS encoding phage portal protein, which translates into the protein MSFLSRLLGAPEAKRSRTAALVALSPLGRPAWSAPEPKRFHGEALAKNPVAARAVARVARAAAEIPFQFTQGGTDASAHPAALLIERPNETQDRVALAEMLATHLLLTGNAYAEAVSVEGRVRELHVLRPDRMRLVPGADGRPAAYDYELDGRSLRFVQEGAVPPILHLTLPHPFDDHFGLAPLVAAAAAIDIHNAATAWTKALLDNAARPSGALVYSGGDGTLTEEQYERLKAELAEGFSGARNAGRPLLLEGGLDWKALSLSPKDMDFIAAKHGAAREIALAFGVPPLVLGIPGDATYANYQEANRAFHRDTALPLARRIVGALAGWLVPEGTLQATPDEDAIGALHAERESLWRRIGAAGVLSEGEKREALGYPRQKPGV
- a CDS encoding CsbD family protein, with protein sequence MSSTTDKIKGMANEAMGNVKQGVGKAIDNKELQAKGKMQELKGEGQQLKGDAKDGIKKVVDRA